Below is a genomic region from Brassica oleracea var. oleracea cultivar TO1000 chromosome C9, BOL, whole genome shotgun sequence.
GTACTTGGATAGCCATTAAAGTCCTCCATGTTAGGGGAGTAAGTTGAGAAGGACAGAAACTGAAGAAAGATGACACTTCGTCTATAAGAGAAGGAATAACACCCCGGAAGCCTGCTTCCACATACGCTTCATAGATAGTCACCTCACCCGCTCCGCCATCCGGAGCGCGTTCGAACTCCTCATCCCCACTGAAGGATGAATCAAGTACTTCCTCCTTATGTTAGCCAGTCCCCTCTCGGATCTCAGAACGGGGACCGTCATCAAAGAAACAAGAACAGAGCCTTCTCAGGGGAGCCATCGGAACCACTTCACTATCAGCCTCCGGAACATTCCCCCAAGATGGAACGGGGGACGAGAAAGGATCGGCAAAAGGACGACGCGGCCTTGCACGACCACGCACAAGAGAGGACAGGAACGAGAGCGGCTCGGGATTCATCTTTATCAGCTGAGAATCAGCGCTAGAGTTAGGTTGAGGCCAGCTAGGAACTATCGTGAATCTCTATTTATATCCGGGTCGTTCCATTTTCCGCGGGATCCGAAAAGGAAATAAGGATGTTTCCAAATATCCTGAAGAATCCCTGATTTAAAGAATGAGCGGCGAAGAGGAAACCGGATCTCTGCAGAAAAAAGGGAAAATACTTCCTATAAAAAGGAAAGTGCACGCTTTTGGAAGAATAAAAAGAGCATCTAGTATCATCAACCGTACGGGCCCCAGCCCCGGTCTATCCTCTGCATATCAGTGCATGTAGATTCTCCTCAGGGAACATCAGAGCTCCAGGCTCCATCGTCTCCAAGACATCATCAAAAGCCCAGAGCTTCCCCTCTTCGACAAGAATCAGCGGTTCAAGTAGCGCCAGACCCCGGTCTGATATAGGGGAAACTGATTATCCCCCGGGTTCAGAGTACGGTTCTGATCTGAGTGGAACCCGGGATCACAGGATTACTGGAGCTATGTCCTTCCTAAGGGAAGCCTGCTGAGAATGAGCAACTCCGGTTGACTTGAGTGCACAGGTTATTCCCCGAGTTCGATGACGAAATCGAGCAATAAGGGGCAAACTGTTGGGGAAAAATACTCAGGTATTGAATTTCTCCAGACCCCAGGCAGGACACCGGCCTCTGGATCCCCTCTGGAAAGAACCCCGGTTCCCAGGATCCCCGCTAGAAGGAACCCCGGTTCCCTACTATGGAGTTTTCCAGGCCCGGTCACAGGATCGCCCCCTTCCTCCGGGAAATGGAAAACTTCCGATAAGGAGAACCTTCCATATTTCTGAATATGGAAGAGTTTAACCTACTCCAACCGACTAAGGCCCACCTTAGGGAGACTATATAAAGGGAACCTAAACCCTAAAGCAAGGGATCGACACTTCGAGACTTAGAGATTAGAGGTAGGCGGCTAGAGCTAGGGTTCTTACTCAAAACTGTTGTAGTTCCAGCTTTTTGATCTAATAAAACGTCTCTTTCTACTTTCTTACTTGTAAATAAATACAAATACTAGCCTTGTCCACCGTTCCGTGGTACTCACAAAAATCCTACACAAAAATCCCCTAACACCTAGGCTTATTCACATCAATAGTCGACAAAATGCATCAAGTGGCAGCAAGCTGGTCCACACGCTTTCTCTCTAAAGCAGGAAAGCGGACAATGCTGAAGTCAGTCCTTACATCTATCCCCACGTACCCAATGTCTTGCTTCCTCCTACCTGTTATCCTGTGCAAAAGGATCCAATAAGTCTTAACAAGGTTCTGGTGGGATGGACATGGGGAAAAAGGAAAATGTGCTGGGTAGTGTGGTCCAAGCTGACAAAACAAAAGAATGAAGGAAGACTAGGACTGTGAGAAATCCAAACCTTTAATCAAGCTTTACTCGCAAAGATATCTTGGAGAATCCTCACCAATCCAGGGTGTCTAATGGCCAGAGTGTTGACAGGAAAATACTGTCGCAATAAGAGCTTCTTGAAAATATCAACATCGGCTTCATGTTCCCATGGATGGAAAGGCATACTGAGTGGCCGAGACCTACTCAAAACCAACCTGGGAAAAGCAATTGGGAACGGATTAACTACAAGAGTGTGGCAAGACTCCTGGATCTCAGTATCGCAAAATATAAAACCATTTGGACCTATATCAGAAGAGGCAAGAGACCTCACAGTCTCAGACCTTCTTACATCGGATCTACAAATGGAATAGGAAGAGGATCCAAGAAGTGTTACTTGCTTTTGAGCCACATATTATGAAGATCCAACCAAACTATCTCGGTGCTGTAGACAAGTTTGTGTGGCAACCATCAAAGTCAGGGATCTACTCGGCCAAATCAGGGTATCATTCGCTTCAGAGCAAAGAACCTCCAGTAGCTTATACAATAAAGCCAACGACGGCGGGAACAAGTGTCGCAATCGACTGGATTACTGACGTGTGGGATGGGAAATTCTCCCCAAAGCTTAAGGTCTTCCTCTGGTCAGTGATCCAAAAAACCATACCATCTGGAGAGAACCTACGAACGAGAGAAATCATTAACAACACCCATTGTCTGAGATGCGGAAAGGAGGAAACCACCACTCACATCTTCCTAGAATGCCCTTTCGCACAACAGGTCTGGCTGGAGACACCCACAAACCAAGCAGCTCACCTAGCTGATCAAACGGAATTTATAGCAGCACTAACAATGACGAGGAACGACATATGTCTGCCACCATCGGGGATCACAGGCAATATCTTTCCATAGATCTGATGGGCCCTCTGGAACGCTAGGAACCAACTCCTATTCAAGAATCAGAAGCAATCTAGCTGGGAAACAACCACAAAAGGAATACAATCAGCACGAGAATGGACTATGCACAATGGAATTTGGAGAAACAAGGGCAAATCATACCTGGAAACAGAAGGATTGAACCTGATCGACTGAGATCAGAGGAAGAAAACTCCACGATCTGCCACACCGACGCTGCCTGGGACAAAACCACATCACATGCTAGCTTAGCTTGGGTCTTCACGAACCCGTCACCATTCTCTGATCATCAAGGATCTCGCGTCCAAAGCCATGTAAGCTCACCCATTATGGCAGAGGCGTTAGCTGTTCGATCAGCCCTCCAACAAGCAGTACTTCTTGATCTAACCAACACCAAGATCTACTCCGATAATCAAACTCTAATAAGAGTCATCAACAACGAACTCTTCGACAAAGAGATCTACGGGGTGGTTCACGACATCACTAATCTCTCTGTTCTATTTGTTCATCTATCGTTCTTCTCAATTTCTAGGGCTGAGAATGGGAAAGCCGATTTTTGGCAAAATCCACTCTCAGAACTCAATTGAAGTAATGAATTTCATGGGCTAAGGCCCAAAACTCTCTCTTTAATCAATTTGCAAGTCGTTCAAAAAAAAAAGATTCTTAAAACCCTCTTTTAAGAACCCTTACCTACGGGGTTCCACAAAAATTGTGGATCCCACAATTACTTATACATATATAATATATAGAGTTATTCTTGGGTTCACCTCCTAGGGTGAACCTTTAGGTTCACCAACCAATAGAAAATTGTCATTTTAAATTTAGTATCTTTTAATTAAGGAAACCAAATAACTTGGCAAATTATATTATTTTTTCAAAATAAAATTTAAAAATAAATAAAAATAATATATAAAAAACGAATTCAAAAAAAAAATGTTGTCAACAAAACACTAAACCCTAAACTCTAATCCTAAACCCTAAACCCTTGGGAAAACCTTAAACCCTTGGGAAAACCTTAAACCCTTGGGTAAACCCTAAACCCTTGGGTAAACCCTAAACCCTTAGGTAAACCCTAAACCCTTGGAAAAACACTAAACATTTGGATAAATTCTAAATTATAAATTTTAAACACTAAACTCTAATTCTTAAAAATAAATATTTTTTTTAAATAATCTTTTTTTAGAACTATTGTTATTTTTATTTATTTAATTTTAAATTTTTTATTTTAAAAGCATAATATAATTTGACAAGTTATTTTGTTTCCTTAATTAAAAGATACTAGATCTAAAATGACAATTTTCTATTGGTTGGTGAACCTAAAGGTTCACCCTAGAGGGTGAACCCAAGAAAAAGTCTAACATATATATACATAACACATATATTAAAAACTCCAATGGAAAGAACCCCCATTGGAGGTGCTCTAAGAACCGATTTGTAACTTTCCTTGGCACATGGTCACATGTTACTGGTCTTTTTTTCAACAATTATTAAAATTTTATTATATAATCAAAATATATTTAAATAATCATATTCTTACATTTAGATGTGCATTTTGAGTTCGTGCTCTAAGAAGTTAACACGTTCTTAGAATATTCACATGGTATGAAAGCTTCTAGATTAAAACTAAAAATTTAAAGTTCTAATTTGTATTGGTTTCGAGTGCAATGAGTGATACATAAACAAGTTAAAGCAATACATCCAAGCAGTTGGTTTCAAAAACATGTGATACAATGGTGGTGTCACCTTACTCGTTGTTTTCATTAGATAATCTTGGTGTGATGGTTACCTCCATTCAGTTAAAAGGGAGACTTATAATGAATGGTCTCTGGAGATGTTGAATACACTACGCGCAAAGAAGAAGATTGGTTTTATTGATGGGACGTTGCATAAACACGGAGAGGTGACATGAATTTAAAATCATGGTTAAGTGTGAATTCTATGATTGTAGGATGGATTTGCACGTCCACTGAGCCCCGAGTTCAATCTACGGTGACATTTATCACTGATGCTCACAAGCTGTGGGAAAACCTTAAACAACGGTTTGAAGTGGGTAACAAAGTAAGAGTGCATCAGCTTATGGAACAACTTGTATCGTGTCGTGAAAATGGACAGTCAGTCATTAACTATTATGGAAAGTTAGGCAAAATAGTGAGAAGAGATGAAAACATACAAACCTTCACCACCTTGTACTTATGCAGCAGCTCCAATCTATGAGAAAGGCGAGAAGATGAACGTGTACACCAGTTTATTATGGAACAATACTTAGGTTCACCCCTGTGGTGAATAGTTAAATTCACCACACTCTTCATAACCAATTAAAGTGTCATGTAGAAATAGTTAAAAAAGGCAATAAAAATAAAAAAATAGCTAAAAAAAAAACAACACCGACATTAATTAACGCCGTCTAAGAACCTAAACTCTAAAACCATAAATCACAATCCGAAACACTAAACCCTAAATCCAAATGCTAAAACTCAAACTCTAAATCTTAAACCTTAAACCCAAACTCTCAACAATAAACCTTAAATCCTAAAATCTAAACCCTAAAGCCCAAACCCAAAACTCTAAACCCTAAACCCCAAATCCAAAAATCTAAATCCTAAACCCAAAACTTTAAATCTTAAACCCAAACCTCTAAACCGTAAACCTTAATCTTATAAACTAGCAGATGAGTTTACGGTTTAGAGGTTTGGGTTTAGGGTTTAGTAGGGTTTAGATTTTTGGATTTGGGGTTTAGGGTTTAGAGTTTTGGGTTTGGGCTTTAGGGTTTAGATTTTAGGATTTAGGGTTTATTGTGTAGAGTTTGGGTTTAGGGTTTAAGATTTAGGGTTTAGATTTTACGATTGGGGTTTATGGTTTAGTGTTTTGGATTTAGGGTTTATGGTTTTAGAGTTTAGGTTTTTAGAATTTAAAATTTTGCAGATGGCGCTAATTAATGTCGGTGTTGTTTTTTTTCAACTATTTAAGTTTTTATTTTTATTATTTTTTTAAACTATTCCTACGTGGCATTTTGGTTGGTTATGAAGAATGTGGTGAATTTAACCATTCACCATAGGGTGAACCTAAGTATTGTTCTTTATTATGGGACTTGATGAATCCAGATTTGGAAGTGGTGAGCTCCATAGAGTTACCTGATATCGGTAAGGTTTACGCTAAGGTGATTTGAGAAGAAGCAAGACTGAAATCAGCTTAAAACAGAGAAAAAACACAAGATATTGTTGGGCTTGTGACACAACGGGAAACATAAGATCACACCACAAATATTCTACGTCGTGTTGCATCAAGACAAGGAAGCATAACTGACTTTTCAACTGGAAACAAAGCAATATATTTTCGGTGTTCTCATTGTGGGAAGACTGGTCATGATAAAAATACAGGTTGGCAGCTTGTCGGATATCCCGAATGGACTGCTGAGATAGGAGGAAGTCATGGTGGGCGTGGCTTCAGTAGAGGAGGTGGTCATGGAAGCTTCAGAAGAGGCAGAGGAAATACAACGAATGTAGCACATGCTATAGCTCCTCATGTTTTGACTGCCGATGATCTAAGTCATGAGCAGTTATAGGCTATCACTCATATAATTCAAGAAAAACAAGGTGGATCATCTGAGAAGCTGTATGGTAAGATACTTGGTGATGTAATTATTGACACAAAGGCATCTCACCATATGACTGGCAATCTTTCGTTGCTGGTGAATATAAAATAAACTTGGTGTAGGATTTGCAGATGGAAGTATTACGATGTCTTCTAGTATGGGAGTAATGGTGTTGTCTGAACGATTATCACTAAAAGATGTGCTTTATGTTTCAGATTTAAATTTTTCCTTAATCTCGGTTTCATAGCTTCTAAAGAACATAAATTGTTTTTCATTGTTTACTGATGCTATTTGTGTGTTACATGACCGTTACACGAAGCCTATGACTAGAGCCAGCGAGGAACGTGATGGGGTGTATTATTTTAAGGATGTTAAAGTCGCACGGGTCAAAAAAACTGATGGGAATATCGATCAAGCTTTGTGCCATCTTAGGCAAGGACATCCGGCCTTTTCTGTGCTTTCTTCTTCGCCTATGTATTTTGGTGTTTTAGGTAAAGCTAGCTATAGTAAATGTGATGTGTGTTTTAGAGCTATTTCAGACAATTTGAATATAGCAGAAGTTTTTGGTTGAATACAAGTTGATGTTTCATGTTTGGGTGCATATAGAGTATCTGCATCAAGTGGTGCAGTGTATTTTCTTACTATAGTGGACAATTTCTCTCTAGAACTATGGACCTATTTGCTTCTTGAAAAATACGAGGTTCAGAAAATGATGAAAATTTTCTGTGATTATGCTGAAAACAGTTTAACAAATCAGTTAAAATTTTCTATATTAGGTCGAAATAGAGAAATCCAAAAATCTTAATTTTCTCTCTCTAGGGTCAGGAATGGCTGTTATCAGAGGAAATGGCTCTGTATGGCATTATGTGAACTTTCGCAAAACTGTCTCCCTACCAGACGGAAAATTCACTAGTAAGATGTGCATTATGTTGGAATATTGACTTTGGATCACTTCCAGATGAAAGTTAACTCATTTTTATATCTCTTGATCAAATTTCAGGCCAAACTTTTTTGTGGGATTTCTTTCTTCCAGTGCCAAACGCATGATGCCACAATCATCTATACTATTAAATAGAAGTTATGACTTCTTTTATTCGTATTTTTTTCTTTTTCCCAGCTACTCTCATAGGAGGTCAAAACGCAAGTTTCAAACATGTGATAAGTTTTAGAATACCAAAAAGGTGAAATAGATTGAAGTTTTTGTAACAGTGCGAACTACAGAGAAAATGGAGGAGAACTCACTTGTGTGACATGAGAACCCTTACCAAGTTTATCTCCAAGAGAATTTGTGCTTTCTCTTGTGTCATACAATTTTTTGTCAATTGCCAAAAGATATTCTTGAACTCAATGGAAAGTTATTCCAATTCTTAGATTGCAACACAAGGCAATGCCCTAATCTTTTATTCCCATAAAATATAAACTATATATGTATCTTGCTTCCATTCCCTTCTTCTGGTATTAGTTACCTAATAAAAACAATGAAGCTAAGCGAGGGAAGAGGCAAAGAAGAGAAGCACGGGAGACAACATTTCAAGCACGACCTAAAAAACATGATCTCGTCTTTAACCCACATGGGAGCAGAGAAGGGAGGACCGAGCCAATATGAAGAAAGGGAGGAGGATGAAGGCGTCAGAGTTATCACGCTCTCTGGATCCAACATAGGAGCCACCATGAAGACAGAGCTCGACAACAATCATGGAGAAGACAAACATGAGCTTGATTTCCTTACTACCTTCGTTAACAGCAACTTTCAAGCTGTGAACAACTCGCTAATGATGGGGGCCAAGTACGAGACTCATGATCCCGGCGTTCATCTTGACATCTCGGGCGATGTGGAGAAGCCTTTGATGAAGGCATCTGCGAGGGAGACAAAGGATAAGAAGGGGAAGACTCCTGCTCGAAGTTGAACGTTGAGAAACTGAAAAAATACAGAATGGTATCTTCATGTATACAACTTCTGCTTCTTCAGTATTAATTCTCTTTTATCACTTGTCCATTTAAATAATCAGAGAGAAGTTGTGCATGCTAAACCACTTTAATTTCTCTTCGAGGTTGTTGCGTAGTATTTAAGAAAATAAATATATCAATATGTAACATAACTTCTGAATGTATGTGTGTGTTATATATGTGAACTTGTCCATCGGATCATTGAAGCAAACAAACTAATTATTTAAAAAGAGAGGCCAAAGAAGAAAGAGACAGAAGAATCTGAAAGTTCAGTTGATCTCAATGAAGAGACTAGCCTGAGGATGCAAACCAGCATCTTTCAGTGACATTGAACCTTTGTCTCTTCCGTACACTGTTCTTGGGAAGTTTGTAATCAAGCTATACTCTTCTGTTTCCAGCACTCCAAGTGAATCAACGTAGTCGTACAATGTCTGTATCTTGGTGTTGCTTTCAAACCTCCTCCCTTTTCTTTCTCCATTCGGAAACCGTACCAAAACCTAGATGAACCATAGAACCTAATCTTTCAAGAGGCACATCCCTCGCAAACTTTTTAAGCGACGTAGATTGATGTCTTTGGCGTAGACTAAGTAATGAATGGAAAAGAAAGAAGGAGAAGTTACTTGTGTGACATCAGGACCTTTCTCAGGTTCGTCTCCAAGAGCAAGAGCTTTCTCTCGTCTCATTCTCACTCTAGCAGCTTCTCTCTCTGCAGCTTCACGCTCTGCTCTCTCCCGAGCTTCTTCCTCTTCTTTGCGTTTCCTCTCTGCTTCAGCAGCTTCCCTTTCTATACGCTCTTGATCTTCCTGTCTCTGTCGCTCCCTTGCCTAATAAAACACAAAGGAAAGAAACAACAAATTTTGACAAAAGACTAATGATAATCTATCTTGGGGGAGGGGGAAAAACATACTTGATCGGCTTCAAGAGCAGCCCTGTAAGCAGCATCTTGTTCCTCTCTCAGGCGCAAATTGGTTCTTCTTTCCTCTGCCTCAACCCTTGCGGTTACAAGAACAGTTGAACTATCTTCTACAACTCTTTGCAGTATAGCAATCATTTCTTCTGGAGTTGTTGGTCCTTCCACCTGCCACAAGCAAACGGAACAAAGAAGACACTAAAACCAAGAACTACATCTCTTGCCACCACCTTATATATTTAATAATACCAAACTCATACAAGCTTAATAACATAATGACTGCAATACCGGATCACAAATGATGAAATAACTATCTCTATCCCTTGTACTACTAAGTAATCACATCAGAGAACTAATAATTTGGTTACCAGATTTATAGCCAATTAAAAATAATTTGCATCTTCTATATAACATTCTTCTTTAAGGTATAGACTAATCAACGAAGACAGAAGAAAGTATTTATTTTCATTACCTGCTGGAGAAGAGCGATTCTGTGATTAGCAGCAGGCATAACCACAGCGCAAAAAGGAAACCTGGAAGCCTTCAAGCTATTACTCATCTTAAACCCTTCACTAGATCGTATACTACCTCCCCAAGTCACAAAGTTCTCATTCAAAAACGCAACAACCCCTTCGTTGCAAAGCGTCCTCTCGCAAAACGCAGGCGTATCAGGATGGTCGGGAGAGTGCAAGTAAACAAACAAGAGCTTAAACTCGCTCCTAGATCGCTGAAGCGCGTCCATGAAACCTTCTGATACAAAACCAGGCTTTAGAGGGTTTCTCCCATAGTCTCTATCGAACAAAGCAATGAACTCCATCGCTTCACCTGCCGCCGATGATGACGACGACTCAGTCTCAGACCCACCACGACCTGATCCAAACCCTAACATGCCAAGTGAATAACTCAAAGCTCCACCGGCAACCCAGAATCCGAACCCGATCGCACTAGAAGCTAACCCTAAGCTACCGGAGACGATCGAGACCGGTAAGGTGATGATCTTCCAGGCGATTCCCGGAGGTCTGAACGCTCTCCCGTCGTCAAATTCGATTGCGCGAGAAGGGGCATCTTCGAATTCAGTGAAGGGTTCGCGATTGTGATCGCCATCGACGCGGGAAGACGAAGGGTCAGATGATGATGTGAAGGAGGAGATAGCGAGTTCGAGGTCCCAGCCATGAGCTTGGAGGATCTCGGTGCATAAATCGGGATCTTCGAGACCTGTAATCGCCTGGAAGTAACCCAATTTGTCGGCGACGTCAACCATTACCGCAAAGGAGATATCTCTTTTTCACTTCCTCTCTCGAATCTACAAAACTGTGCCGAATAATAGACGATGTCCTTGGTCAGTCAATTACCTAAACTACCCCTCTACTCCCACACGAACGGATGGATGTTCAATCTTGATTTTAGTTTTAGATCTTTTTTTTTTTTTTTGTTAGATTTGATTTGTTTTCTTTCTTTAGTTTTAGAATATACAGCAAAAACTATATAAATTAATAATTTTAGATTTATTTTAAAATTTCATCCAACCGTCAGATATGATGATATCAAAACTTACCTCCATCAAAAACAATATATCAAAACTTGCTACCATCAAAAACTTTTTTTTTGATAATCCGAATACTCATACACCTTACATAGCCCGACTAGCGCCTAAGTACACTTCGCAGAAAGCATCTCGCCAATTTCACCCCATGTCAATTGAAGGTGACCACACGCATGACTAATAATTCTCTCAAATAGATTATATTGAGTTTTGTCCCAAAAAGATTTACTAATAAAGAAAATGACCAAAAATGTTTCATTAAAGATGCAAAAGACTCTTATGCTTTAAATATACAAATACAAATAAATAAAGAAAAATTTCAAATTATTATTTTTTAAATATTTTAGATCTTATTTTAAAATTTTTAAAATTTTATTTTCGTTTTTAAATTTGACATTTTAATTTTAGATCTTATTTTAGAATTTTTAATATTTTATTTTATTTTTAAGTTTGAAATTTTAATATTTATGTTTTTTGAATTTTGAATTTTTTTAATTTTGTTTTGAATTTTTTATAATGTTTTCCAATTTCATTCGAATTTTTCTGTATTTTTATTTTATTTTTTATTTTAAAGAAAAAAGAAACCGACACATCATTATTTTAACCTGTAAAATGAACAGTACCGGTCGTCTATAAACTGGAAAACGTCGTTGGAGGTTTATTATGATAAAAATGTCAATTTAAAGGTTTAAAGTGCTTGTCAAAAAACTTCAATGTTTAAAGTGCTAGAAAGTGACACTCTTGGTGTTTAAAATGCGATTTTTCCCTATTAATTGCAGGACTATAGAATTTTTTTTCTAGCTTTCATTTACTTGTTTTGTCTCGCATTTTTTTGATTAACAAGAAATTCTAAATAATAAATAATTATTCTCTACAAAGCGTGGGATGGCGATTTTTTCGGCGATTCTCAAGATCCATCGTGGTGACGGTTTTCTTTCTCAATTGAGCGGTTGTCCGACCGTTTTCTCTGTGACTAGGGCTTTCTGTGCCAGTTTTCTTCCACTGGGCCGGCACCAGAGTACTTTTAGCCGATCAGCTAAGCCGACTAAATACGCTCGGCTTATAAAGAACAGTACCAAGGCCCGCGTACTCGGCCTTTAACGACAGGGCCCAAAGGACGACACGATTAGGGCATCACGGACGAGGGCGCTATAAGAGGGGATGAGGAGACAACGAAAAGAGGGACTTTTGGACAACACACAGAAGCGGCTAGATCTAGGGTTTCCTAATCATCTCTTTGATCCTGTTGCTTGAACCTTTGATCTTGTCTCCTTATTTCCCGTCAATCTTGTAACCTCTTGTTTGATTCTAATAAAAGCGTCTTTAGTCACCCCATTCTTACGTTCATNNNNNNNNNNNNNNNNNNNNNNNNNNNNNNNNNNNNNNNNNNNNNNNNNNNNNNNNNNNNNNNNNNNNNNNNNNNNNNNNNNNNNNNNNNNNNNNNNNNNNNNNNNNNNNNNNNNNNNNNNNNNNNNNNNNNNNNNNNNNNNNNNNNNNNNNNNNNNNNNNNNNNNNNNNNNNNNNNNNNNNNNNNNNNNNNNNNNNNNNNNNNNNNNNNNNNNNNNNNNNNNNNNNNNNNNNNNNNNNNNNNNNNNNNNNNNNNNNNNNNNNNNNNNNNNNNNNNNNNNNNNNNNNNNNNNNNNNNNNNNNNNNNNNNNNNNNNNNNNNNNNNNNNGACCACCACCCGGTAGGCTCTGAACTGGCAACCATATGCGAGCTCGCCGAGCTCAAACTCAGTTTCCAACAAATGTACGAGAAGATCCATCAAGTAACCAGCGCGGCCCCGCAAATCGAGAGTGTCCTCGCCACAACCTCACGCACTCCGTTTACTAGTGCTCTGACCAGCGTCCAACTCAGAAAAATAGAAAACCTGCGCCTACCCGAGTACAAACCCGGCGGAGACCCGGTGGAACACATGACAGCTTTCAACATTGCGATGGCACGGGCTCGACTCCCAGAAGAAGAAAGGGACGCAGGCTACTGCCAACTGTTCTTCGAAACTCTCCACGAGCAAGCCCTAACCTGGTTTTCCCAGTTAGAAGAAAACTCCATCGGAAGTTTCCGCGACTTGTCGGCAACCTTTCTCAAGACTTACATTATGTTCACCAAGCGCAGCGCTACTGCCTCTAGCTTGTGGAACCTCAACCAAACCAAAGACCAGAGTCTTCGCGACTACATGGAGAAGTTCAAAACCGTAGTCTCAAGGATTGACATTCCAGACGGTATCGCCATTGACGCCTTGCGGAACACGTTGTGGGTTCGTTCTAAATTCCGAGAGGATTTATACCAAAACCCAACTACGTCGCTCCAGGATACTATCGCGCGATCTGACAACTTCATCCGAATGGAAGAAGATACTAACGCCATTCTCAGCAAGATGAACGCACCCAAAGCGCCAGCGGCTAAAAACGCCAACACGCGACAAAAACCGCACCAGCATGCTCCAACCGACAAAAACGGTTGCAAAGACGGATACTGAGGGATGGAACAAGTGGGTTAGGGATCTCGATTCGCCCGACAAACCATTCGATACTGTTTGCACTACCCAACCTACAGCCGGAACCGGGTCAGCAGTGGGGTCTTCCAGGACCGTCGATCTCACCAAGCATTGCAAATATCACGACGTCAAGGGACATGATACCACAGAATGCAAATCACTCTACGCTCATTATCTCTCGTCACTTGCGAGCGGTGAATTTAAGTTTGAACCCTTGAAAGCTAAACCAAAGAATGGCAAGAGCTGGAGCAAGAACAAGGAAAGAAGAGCCCATGCTGGACACACGGAAGTCTCGTCGTATCTCGACAAGCGACGCTAACAACAACAAAGGGCCAATTACAGACCGCCGAGATAAACTCAACGCCGGCGCCTGCGACCTTCACATACAGCTCAACCGTTCAAAACCAACAGACTTACGACGACAGTTGGAGCAAGCTAAAGGTCATTTTCAACCCCCAGCGCATGCCACCAACATATCCACAGACNNNNNNNNNNNNNNNNNNNNNNNNNNNNNNNNNNNNNNNNNNNNNGAATGTCATCATGGGAGGCTCCCCTCCTAGCGGAGACACTGTCCGTTCTGTAAAAGATTATCGTCGACAGGTCGCGATTTCCCAGAAGT
It encodes:
- the LOC106314702 gene encoding uncharacterized protein LOC106314702, whose product is MYEKIHQVTSAAPQIESVLATTSRTPFTSALTSVQLRKIENLRLPEYKPGGDPVEHMTAFNIAMARARLPEEERDAGYCQLFFETLHEQALTWFSQLEENSIGSFRDLSATFLKTYIMFTKRSATASSLWNLNQTKDQSLRDYMEKFKTVVSRIDIPDGIAIDALRNTLWVRSKFREDLYQNPTTSLQDTIARSDNFIRMEEDTNAILSKMNAPKAPAAKNANTRQKPHQHAPTDKNGCKDGY
- the LOC106318833 gene encoding plant UBX domain-containing protein 10; translated protein: MVDVADKLGYFQAITGLEDPDLCTEILQAHGWDLELAISSFTSSSDPSSSRVDGDHNREPFTEFEDAPSRAIEFDDGRAFRPPGIAWKIITLPVSIVSGSLGLASSAIGFGFWVAGGALSYSLGMLGFGSGRGGSETESSSSSAAGEAMEFIALFDRDYGRNPLKPGFVSEGFMDALQRSRSEFKLLFVYLHSPDHPDTPAFCERTLCNEGVVAFLNENFVTWGGSIRSSEGFKMSNSLKASRFPFCAVVMPAANHRIALLQQVEGPTTPEEMIAILQRVVEDSSTVLVTARVEAEERRTNLRLREEQDAAYRAALEADQARERQRQEDQERIEREAAEAERKRKEEEEARERAEREAAEREAARVRMRREKALALGDEPEKGPDVTQVLVRFPNGERKGRRFESNTKIQTLYDYVDSLGVLETEEYSLITNFPRTVYGRDKGSMSLKDAGLHPQASLFIEIN
- the LOC106318834 gene encoding uncharacterized protein LOC106318834, with amino-acid sequence MKLSEGRGKEEKHGRQHFKHDLKNMISSLTHMGAEKGGPSQYEEREEDEGVRVITLSGSNIGATMKTELDNNHGEDKHELDFLTTFVNSNFQAVNNSLMMGAKYETHDPGVHLDISGDVEKPLMKASARETKDKKGKTPARS